A genomic segment from Nodularia sphaerocarpa UHCC 0038 encodes:
- a CDS encoding pyridoxal-phosphate-dependent aminotransferase family protein: MENKLMLMIPGPTPVPEAALLALAKHPIGHRTSQFSNIMAEVTENLKWLHQTQNDVLMLNVSGTGAVEAGIINFLSPGDRILVGSNGKFGERWVEIGEAYGLNVEAITAEWGKPLDTALFAEKLQADTEKQIKAVIITHSETSTGVLNDLEAINRLVKEHGEALIIVDAVTSLGAFNLPIDAWGLDVVASGSQKGYMIPPGLGFVSVSPKAWEAYKTAKLPKYYLDLGKYRKSTAKNTTPFTPPVNLIVALHTTLGMMKAEGLESIFTRHQRLKNATRAAVKGLNLPLFGSDDYASPAITAVATPGMEADKIRSLMNKRFDIALAGGQDHLKNQIFRIGHLGFVSDRDILSCIAALEVTLTELGHEGFTPGGGVAAAAKVFTQS, encoded by the coding sequence ATGGAAAATAAGTTGATGCTGATGATTCCTGGCCCCACACCAGTGCCAGAGGCGGCTTTGCTAGCATTAGCCAAGCACCCCATTGGACACCGTACCAGTCAGTTTAGCAACATCATGGCTGAGGTGACAGAAAACCTCAAATGGTTACACCAAACTCAAAATGATGTCCTGATGCTGAATGTTAGCGGGACTGGTGCTGTGGAAGCGGGAATTATTAATTTTCTCTCTCCAGGCGATCGCATTTTAGTTGGTTCCAATGGTAAATTTGGAGAACGCTGGGTAGAAATCGGCGAAGCTTATGGTTTGAACGTCGAAGCTATTACCGCCGAATGGGGAAAACCTTTAGATACAGCCCTGTTTGCCGAAAAATTGCAAGCTGATACCGAAAAGCAAATCAAAGCCGTAATTATTACCCACAGCGAAACCTCAACCGGTGTGTTGAATGACTTAGAAGCCATCAACCGTCTGGTAAAAGAACATGGTGAAGCTTTAATAATTGTGGATGCAGTTACTAGCTTGGGTGCATTCAATTTACCCATAGATGCTTGGGGTTTGGATGTCGTCGCTTCTGGTTCTCAGAAAGGCTATATGATTCCTCCCGGACTAGGATTTGTTTCTGTTAGTCCCAAGGCTTGGGAAGCTTACAAAACTGCAAAATTACCAAAATATTATCTAGATTTAGGTAAATACCGCAAATCTACAGCTAAAAATACTACTCCATTTACTCCACCTGTCAACTTGATTGTGGCTTTACACACCACGTTAGGGATGATGAAGGCTGAAGGGTTGGAGTCAATTTTTACTCGCCATCAACGATTGAAAAATGCCACCCGTGCGGCTGTGAAAGGTTTAAATTTACCTTTATTTGGGTCAGATGATTACGCAAGTCCAGCAATTACGGCTGTAGCCACACCAGGAATGGAAGCGGATAAAATTCGGTCATTGATGAATAAGCGTTTTGATATTGCTTTAGCCGGCGGTCAAGACCATCTGAAAAACCAAATTTTCCGAATTGGACACTTGGGTTTTGTGAGCGATCGCGATATTCTTAGCTGTATAGCAGCCTTAGAAGTAACTCTGACTGAACTCGGTCACGAAGGCTTTACCCCCGGTGGTGGTGTAGCCGCAGCAGCGAAAGTATTCACTCAGTCCTGA
- a CDS encoding DUF2949 domain-containing protein — protein sequence MTIHSIKGGELQMAPSTYSRLIHFLQEDLSISAASLAVALRHREQDPGPLPMILWQYGLITLDQLEQIYDWMETA from the coding sequence ATGACAATACATTCAATTAAAGGAGGTGAGTTACAAATGGCACCATCGACATATTCGCGACTGATTCATTTTCTCCAGGAAGATTTATCAATTTCGGCGGCTTCCCTAGCCGTGGCGCTGCGACATCGAGAACAAGATCCCGGTCCATTACCGATGATTCTTTGGCAGTATGGGTTAATTACCTTAGATCAGTTAGAACAAATTTACGACTGGATGGAAACGGCGTAA
- a CDS encoding DUF192 domain-containing protein has translation MMRWLSLVPMLLSVLLMGCSMETTANSTTPIPSSKTIAFAGQMLPITAEAILANGTRIQLEVAQTPEQQAKGLMYRPALPDNRGMLFQFPAAQQVNFWMKNVPVPLDMVFLQNGVIKYIQASAPPCESEPCPTYGPDVPIDTVIELRSGRAAELNLQEGDLIKIEFLDM, from the coding sequence ATGATGCGTTGGCTAAGTTTAGTCCCGATGCTGCTAAGTGTTTTACTAATGGGCTGTTCTATGGAAACAACAGCAAATTCTACCACACCCATTCCCAGCAGCAAAACCATAGCATTCGCTGGTCAAATGCTCCCAATTACTGCTGAGGCGATTCTAGCTAATGGTACTAGGATTCAATTAGAAGTGGCACAAACACCAGAACAGCAAGCAAAGGGTTTAATGTATCGTCCAGCTTTACCAGATAATCGGGGGATGTTATTCCAGTTCCCTGCTGCACAACAGGTCAACTTTTGGATGAAAAATGTCCCAGTTCCTTTGGATATGGTGTTTTTGCAAAATGGGGTAATTAAGTATATTCAAGCTTCTGCACCTCCCTGCGAGAGTGAACCTTGCCCAACCTATGGACCTGATGTTCCTATTGATACGGTAATTGAACTGCGATCTGGACGAGCTGCTGAATTAAATTTGCAAGAAGGTGATCTAATCAAAATTGAGTTTTTAGATATGTGA